A single window of Oerskovia paurometabola DNA harbors:
- the nucS gene encoding endonuclease NucS, whose protein sequence is MRLVVAQCSAHYTGRLSAHLPLATRVLLVKADGSVLLHSDGGSYKPLNWMSPPCSMAVSEPDESARERGVTQVWAVQHAKSDDRLEIELYEVLHDSAHDLGVDPGLIKDGVEAHLQEMLAAQIQLLGTGHTLIRREYPTAIGPVDILARDKDGATVAVEIKRRGDIDGVEQLTRYLDLLNRDPLLSPVRGVFAAQEIKPQARVLATDRGIGCLVLDYDAMRGVDDVDSRLF, encoded by the coding sequence GTGCGTCTCGTGGTTGCCCAGTGCTCGGCTCACTACACGGGCCGGCTCTCGGCCCACCTCCCGCTCGCGACCCGCGTGCTGCTCGTCAAGGCTGACGGCAGCGTGCTGCTCCACTCGGACGGCGGTTCGTACAAGCCGCTCAACTGGATGAGCCCGCCCTGCTCGATGGCGGTCTCGGAGCCCGACGAGTCGGCCCGCGAGCGTGGCGTGACCCAGGTGTGGGCGGTCCAGCACGCGAAGAGCGACGACCGCCTCGAGATCGAGCTGTACGAGGTCCTGCACGACTCGGCGCACGACCTCGGCGTCGACCCGGGCCTGATCAAGGACGGGGTCGAGGCGCACCTGCAGGAGATGCTCGCCGCCCAGATCCAGCTGCTGGGGACGGGGCACACGTTGATCCGCCGCGAGTACCCCACGGCGATCGGCCCGGTGGACATCCTGGCCCGGGACAAGGACGGGGCGACGGTCGCGGTCGAGATCAAGCGTCGGGGCGACATCGACGGGGTCGAGCAGCTCACTCGCTACCTGGACCTGCTGAACCGTGACCCGCTCCTGTCCCCGGTGCGCGGGGTGTTCGCGGCGCAGGAGATCAAGCCGCAGGCACGGGTCCTGGCGACCGACCGGGGCATCGGGTGCCTGGTCCTGGACTACGACGCGATGCGTGGCGTCGACGACGTCGACTCGCGCCTGTTCTAG